The Hyperolius riggenbachi isolate aHypRig1 chromosome 3, aHypRig1.pri, whole genome shotgun sequence genome window below encodes:
- the NINJ2 gene encoding ninjurin-2, with protein MGTPRERMDVEVDGSPGGRPRRSAININHYATKKSLAESMLDVALFMANATQLKAVLEQGPSFTYYVTLITLISLSLALQLIIGVLLIIIARKNLNDVSKQPSLDIMNNTATALVFVTVLINIFITAFGVQKTGLSPYRGPREVQ; from the exons GTCGATGGTAGTCCTGGAGGGCGGCCAAGAAGATCAGCTATCAATATTAATCATTATGCCACCAAGAAGAGCCTGGCAGAGAGCATGCTGGACGTGGCATTGTTTATGGCGAATGCAACCCAGCTGAAGGCAGTTCTGGAGCAGGGACCCAGCTTTACGTATTATGTTACCCTCATCACGCTCATCAGCCTATCTCTGGCGCTGCAGCTCATCATCGGGGTTCTGCTGATTATCATTG CTCGGAAGAACCTGAATGACGTATCCAAGCAGCCCAGTTTGGATATCATGAATAACACGGCCACTGCCCTTGTATTTGTCACCGTTCTCATCAACATCTTTATCACTGcatttggtgtgcagaaaactggcCTATCCCCCTACCGGGGACCGCGTGAAGTGCAGTGA